From Cardiocondyla obscurior isolate alpha-2009 linkage group LG09, Cobs3.1, whole genome shotgun sequence, one genomic window encodes:
- the Ir76b gene encoding glutamate receptor ionotropic, delta-1 — protein MCNFRRLSLGTFIFATCYYITYARNDTTTDESSVKPTIPTEMKITSWNDMPFSGLVKENGTWVGKGYAFYLLELLSSKLNFTYTIVPPKQHILGNSRSGILSLLYEKKVDMAVAFLPILPELRKYCTFSTTLEQSELTALMKRPQESATGSGLLAPFDQTVWLLVLASVVTVGPVIYVFATFRSKLWKEPDTENYNLFSCVWFVYSSLLKQGTNIIATTDSTRILFATWWIFILILTSFYTANLTAFLTRPQFTLPINSVQDIMRKGFQWVTYKGRTLDFLLSQFNDTEELSTLNITRWKGHYITTYDYPVNAIFNAVDRNKLFLGENHYLQSLIFEDYINKTRQHLKHQKRCTYVIMPNAILVTNKAFAFPLNSTLEKPINKELMNLVESGIIKHEKLKDLPIAQICPLDLRSSERRLSFSDLSLTFEVVVIGYAIAIAVFVLEIAIKWMMNSYKRRKKTGRWSGDRAFFWKRRSNDPVVIPRLVYTTKKQPFDKRGDVEKVNAPMPNPNVSYDAIQGKKHCINGRDYYIVLDRYGDQRLIPIRTPSAFLFQYTA, from the exons ATGTGCAACTTTCGACGACTTTCACTCGGCACGTTCATATTCGCAACGTGTTATTACATCACTTATGCAAGAA ATGATACGACAACTGACGAAAGTTCCGTAAAGCCAACAATTCCCACAGAAATGAAAATAACATCTTGGAAC GACATGCCATTTTCCGGATTAGTGAAGGAGAATGGAACGTGGGTGGGAAAAGGCTACGCGTTTTACTTGCTCGAGCTTCTGagttcgaaattaaattttacgtacaCGATCGTGCCGCCTAAGCAGCACATTCTGGGAAACAGTCGAAGCGGGATATTGAGTCTACTTTACGAGAAG AAGGTGGACATGGCGGTGGCATTCCTGCCTATTCTGCCGGAATTGCGAAAGTATTGCACATTCAGTACGACTCTAGAACAAAGTGAGCTGACGGCGCTGATGAAAAGGCCGCAAGAATCGGCGACCGGCTCAGGACTTCTCGCGCCGTTCGACCAAACCGTTTGGTTGCTGGTGCTAGCTTCGGTGGTAACCGTAGGGCCCGTAATCTACGTCTTCGCCACGTTCAG GTCGAAATTGTGGAAGGAACCCGATACCGAGAACTACAATCTCTTTTCTTGCGTGTGGTTTGTGTACAGCTCTTTGTTGAAACAGGGAACGAACATAATCGCGACGACAG ACTCGACGAGAATTTTGTTCGCCACTTGGTGGATATTCATTTTGATACTGACGTCTTTCTACACGGCGAACCTCACCGCGTTTCTCACGAGGCCGCAGTTCACCTTACCGATCAACAGCGTGCAGGACATCATGCGTAAAGGTTTCCAGTGGGTCACTTATAAAGGGCGCACGCTCGACTTCTTGCTTTCTCAA tTCAACGATACGGAGGAGTTAAGCACCTTAAATATTACCAGATGGAAGGGACATTACATCACGACCTATGACTACCCAGTCAATGCTATTTTTAACGCCGTAGATAGAA ACAAGCTATTCCTCGGGGAGAACCACTACCTTCAAAGTCTGATATTCGAAGATTACATCAACAAAACGCGCCAACACCTGAAGCACCAGAAGAGGTGTACATACGTCATTATGCCCAACGCGATCCTCGTGACTAACAAGGCGTTCGCCTTTCCCTTAAATTCTACTTTAGAGAAGCCAATTAATAAAGA ACTGATGAACTTAGTGGAGTCTGGTATCATAAAGCACGAGAAGCTCAAGGATCTACCGATCGCACAGATATGCCCGCTGGATCTACGATCCAGCGAGAGACGGCTGTCGTTCAGCGATTTGTCCCTGACGTTCGAGGTGGTCGTTATCGGATATGCAATCGCAATAGCGGTGTTCGTTCTCGAGATAGCGATCAAGTGGATGATGAACTCTTACAAGCGGCGAAAGAAGACCGGCAGGTGGTCCGGCGATCGCGCCTTTTTCTGGAAACGGAGATCGAACGACCCCGTCGTGATTCCGCGGCTGGTGTACACCACGAAGAAGCAGCCGTTTGATAAACGAGGCGACGTGGAGAAGGTGAACGCGCCGATGCCAAATCCGAACGTTTCGTACGACGCCATTCAGGGAAAGAAGCATTGCATCAACGGGCGCGATTATTACATTGTATTGGATCGTTACGGAGATCAGAGATTAATACCTATTCGCACGCCATCCGCGTTTCTGTTTCAATACACGGCGTAG
- the LOC139105731 gene encoding insulin-like peptide 2 has translation MSANRLNVLVTLMLAVALLVTESGNAQMEDYAQSKRSGVNAPQRYCGKKLSNALQILCDGVYNSMFKKSGHEMEMADYPVAYDYPVSPFLSRTRARAMLDSPPAGRRYRRQSRGIHEECCINGCTINELSTYCGP, from the exons ATGTCCGCAAATCGATTGAACGTGCTGGTGACCCTGATGCTCGCCGTCGCGCTTCTTGTGACGGAATCGGGAAACGCACAGATGGAAGACTACGCTCAATCGAAGCGATCCGGCGTAAACGCGCCGCAGAGATATTGCGGCAAAAAGCTCTCCAATGCTCTACAGATACTTTGTGATGGCGTGTACAATTCCATGTTTAAGAAGAGTGGTCATG AAATGGAAATGGCCGACTACCCGGTCGCCTACGATTACCCGGTCTCTCCATTTTTGTCGCGAACGAGGGCACGGGCGATGTTAGACAGCCCGCCCGCCGGCAGACGTTATCGAAGACAGTCGCGAGGTATCCACGAGGAATGCTGTATCAACGGATGCACGATAAACGAACTGTCCACCTACTGCGGCCCATAA
- the LOC139105740 gene encoding glutathione synthetase encodes MDLSQLEPCVELPLSEEQLAECVDKAKDWALIHGISMRSAEHYNKNQVQVLPFTLLPSSFPRASFVAVKNIQTILNELIHKVAHDKEFLTSSLKSTIEADPFTAKLFHIYEVVHEKGFTQKVNLGLFRSDYLLHEDGSKIKQVELNTIATSFAALATITSEYHRYILAELGGRQKASEQLPENNAFIGFCKGLIFAWEFYNNPEAIILFVVEDVTSNISDQRLFEFKIRQLCPKIKIIRRSLTSLASEGIKLGPNKELIVSNMVVAVVYYRSGYELEAYPTEKEWDVRLLIECSNAIKCPSVQYHLAGTKKVQQSLAQPNVLKKFLKNDKYVTKVLSIFTGLYTLDFNDDGERAVKMGIKAPNKFVLKPQREGGGNNIYNEDVGTWLKSKKKSQERTAWILMDRIYPPLQKNYLIRATEESLKDIGLSDVITELGIYGVIVGDSNKILLNEQVGHILRTKSSREDEGGIVAGVGALDSPFLTS; translated from the exons ATGGACTTGTCTCAGCTGGAACCCTGTGTCGAGCTTCCTCTTTCGGAGGAACAACTGGCCGAGTGCGTGGATAAAGCAAAGGATTGGGCACTCATACACG GTATATCCATGCGGTCTGCAGAGCACTATAATAAGAATCAAGTACAGGTACTGCCTTTTACACTGTTACCATCGAGTTTTCCCAGAGCATCCTTTGTAgctgtaaaaaatatacaaacaaTATTGAATGAGCTTATTCATAAGGTTGCTCATGATAAGGAGTTCCTTACAAGCAGCTTGAAAAG CACAATTGAAGCTGATCCATTTACAGCAAAGCTGTTTCACATATATGAGGTAGTACATGAAAAAGGTTTTACTCAg AAAGTGAATCTTGGGCTGTTCAGATCAGATTATTTGTTACATGAAGATGGTTCTAAGATAAAACAAGTTGAATTAAACACAATAGCAACTAGTTTTGCAGCCTTGGCTACTATTACATCTGAATATCATAG GTATATATTGGCTGAATTGGGAGGGAGGCAAAAAGCAAGCGaacaa CTTCCAGAAAATAATGCTTTCATTGGATTTTGCAAAGGGCTAATATTTGCATgggaattttataacaatcCAGA agctattatattatttgttgtTGAAGATGTGACTTCTAATATAAGCGATCAAAGACTTTTCGAATTTAAAATTCGTCAATTATgtcctaaaattaaaattattagaagaaGTCTAACAAGTTTAGCATCAGAAGGCATAAAACTGGGACCAAATAAAGAACTGATCGT TTCAAATATGGTAGTGGCTGTAGTTTACTATCGTTCAGGTTATGAACTTGAAGCTTATCCTACAGAAAAAGAATGGGACGttagattattaattgaatgttcaaatgcaataaaatgtCCATCAGTACAATATCATTTAGCAGGTACTAAGAaa GTACAACAATCTTTAGCTCAGCCTAATGTattgaaaaagtttttaaaaaatgataaatatgtTACTAAAGTGCTTTCAATATTCACTGGTTTATATACATTAGATTTT AATGATGATGGAGAACGAGCAGTAAAAATGGGTATAAAGGCACCAAATAAATTTGTACTTAAACCAcaaagagaaggaggaggaaataatatatataatgaagATGTAGGAACATggttaaaatcgaaaaaaaaatcgcaagaGAGGACAGCGTGGATTCTTATGGATCGTATTTATCCTCccttacaaaaaaattatttgatacgCGCTACCGAAGAATCACTAAAAGACATTGGTTTATCAGATGTTATAACAGAACTCGGGATTTATGGAGTAATAGTGGG TGatagcaataaaatattgctaaATGAACAAGTAGGACATATTCTAAGAACCAAATCATCGCGTGAAGATGAAGGTGGAATAGTAGCAGGCGTTGGTGCACTTGATAGTCCCTTTTTAACTAGCTAA